A window of the Desulforapulum autotrophicum HRM2 genome harbors these coding sequences:
- a CDS encoding sulfite exporter TauE/SafE family protein, whose amino-acid sequence MKNVFARLSTFTMVLLFCAMPALAQNTGTLSASSYSVGDVVTVTGTIEPGAELFLSIAAKERFAPQDTTGKTEVKQLAKDADKIGFTKETSIPVLYYMITSNPEKFGTVVKKKFGGPSFFTQKGKRGLYSTTMFKLNSWKDLDDQTRSMLNAITSEAEWNFYKYAHESNYGINTITKELTRVGKVTIFSRSILNDFEKSGSYWDKGTIIDLDKTTGKFTASFKTYRHTPPDTAFNVSVNGEPVGDYTLKSKGFWLTKGGRYMNPLWIIIGAILVGAYFSMIGAAGGLLMAAFQAMVVQTAGPIGINAANVLRPSNIALTLFSPLGSFYRFAVKEKRVAWPVGLSFGVGIFIGSVWLGKYAIEYLPMSSYKEWLAVLVVLMGIKTLQELTPKAMEKRKNIKAMVQKFNAAVAKAKKEGTAAEMGSIEPVKASLVDYRFKFWGEEFRINPLLFGILGLGIGIVSRSFGIGGGFLLVPAMTSLGALPMYVAVPIALVGTCFSSIGSFIGYILNGYLPDLWLAISIIIGGFAGGMLGSRLQTLFSEIQLKWVLAITLFFLFFRFFKIEIWI is encoded by the coding sequence ATGAAAAATGTTTTTGCTCGATTATCTACTTTTACAATGGTTCTCCTGTTTTGTGCCATGCCCGCCCTGGCCCAAAACACGGGAACCCTTTCCGCATCAAGTTATAGCGTAGGCGATGTGGTCACTGTGACCGGTACCATTGAACCCGGTGCCGAGTTATTCCTGAGCATTGCCGCCAAGGAACGGTTTGCACCCCAGGACACCACGGGAAAGACCGAAGTTAAACAGCTTGCCAAGGATGCCGATAAAATAGGCTTCACAAAGGAAACCAGCATCCCGGTCCTCTACTATATGATCACCTCCAATCCGGAAAAATTCGGAACAGTTGTGAAAAAGAAATTCGGTGGCCCCTCGTTCTTCACCCAAAAGGGAAAAAGAGGGCTCTACAGCACCACCATGTTCAAGCTCAACAGCTGGAAGGATCTGGACGATCAGACCCGGTCAATGCTCAACGCCATCACCAGCGAAGCCGAGTGGAACTTCTACAAATACGCCCACGAATCAAACTACGGTATCAACACCATCACAAAAGAACTGACCCGGGTGGGTAAGGTAACCATCTTCTCCAGAAGCATTCTCAACGACTTTGAGAAATCAGGTTCTTATTGGGACAAGGGCACAATAATTGACCTTGATAAAACCACAGGAAAGTTCACCGCTTCATTCAAAACCTACCGTCACACACCCCCTGACACAGCATTCAATGTATCTGTAAACGGAGAACCTGTCGGAGATTACACCCTTAAATCCAAAGGTTTCTGGCTCACCAAGGGTGGCCGGTACATGAATCCATTATGGATTATCATTGGCGCCATCCTTGTGGGGGCTTACTTCTCCATGATCGGTGCTGCCGGCGGACTGCTCATGGCCGCCTTCCAGGCAATGGTGGTTCAGACTGCAGGTCCCATCGGTATCAACGCGGCCAACGTTCTTCGTCCGTCCAACATCGCCCTGACCCTGTTCTCACCCCTGGGTTCCTTTTACCGGTTTGCCGTAAAAGAAAAAAGGGTGGCATGGCCCGTGGGTCTTTCGTTTGGTGTGGGTATCTTTATCGGTTCCGTATGGCTGGGCAAGTATGCCATTGAATACCTGCCAATGAGTTCATACAAGGAATGGCTTGCCGTCCTGGTTGTGCTCATGGGCATCAAGACCCTCCAGGAACTCACCCCCAAGGCCATGGAAAAGAGAAAAAACATCAAGGCCATGGTTCAAAAATTCAACGCAGCCGTTGCCAAGGCAAAGAAAGAAGGTACTGCCGCAGAAATGGGTTCCATCGAGCCTGTCAAGGCAAGCCTGGTCGACTACCGCTTCAAGTTCTGGGGTGAAGAGTTCAGGATCAATCCCCTTCTCTTTGGTATCCTGGGTTTAGGTATTGGTATTGTTTCAAGAAGTTTCGGTATCGGCGGCGGTTTTCTCCTTGTGCCGGCCATGACAAGCCTTGGAGCACTGCCCATGTACGTTGCCGTTCCCATCGCCCTTGTTGGAACCTGCTTTTCAAGCATCGGGTCGTTCATCGGTTATATCCTGAACGGTTACCTTCCGGATCTCTGGCTTGCCATCTCCATCATCATCGGCGGTTTTGCCGGCGGTATGCTCGGAAGTCGTCTCCAGACCCTGTTCAGCGAAATTCAGCTCAAATGGGTTCTGGCCATCACCCTGTTCTTCCTGTTCTTCAGATTTTTTAAGATTGAGATCTGGATCTAA
- a CDS encoding DUF169 domain-containing protein, which produces MTDVGVSKAIDTDMYMDDVELAKRLLENAEQNGGKLSDSDIVFTLRNLLKMKYYPVAVKYFFDQAELDAFKENVEFKTALKPITFCAYVAASRQGGEVLLGTADKMGCANAKFVLNWKQIDDAEIKSHLKYTKDWDQAERFVKTKKRLAKEPLAFATAPLHKAPFTPDLIHGMCDTLQSYHLGNDWNAAFDNHPLQNIMTMNSSICHGCVQCHVTQKFNITQMCSSSYTAGKTEQGEINWIMPYTQMEPTVHWMLERTVRDGGVSFPRTGETYPGFDICKLCPFLTFKKYKK; this is translated from the coding sequence ATGACTGATGTGGGAGTTTCAAAAGCTATAGATACAGATATGTATATGGATGATGTGGAGCTAGCTAAACGTCTTTTAGAAAATGCTGAACAAAATGGCGGTAAACTGTCTGATTCAGATATCGTTTTTACGTTAAGAAACCTTTTGAAAATGAAGTATTATCCAGTAGCAGTTAAATACTTTTTTGATCAGGCTGAGTTGGATGCTTTTAAAGAGAATGTTGAGTTTAAAACTGCTCTCAAACCGATTACTTTTTGTGCCTATGTCGCAGCATCCAGACAAGGCGGAGAAGTCCTCCTTGGAACAGCAGATAAAATGGGCTGTGCAAATGCAAAATTTGTATTAAATTGGAAACAAATTGACGATGCTGAAATAAAGAGTCATTTGAAATATACCAAAGACTGGGATCAGGCCGAACGTTTTGTTAAAACAAAAAAACGATTGGCTAAAGAGCCTTTAGCCTTTGCTACAGCTCCTTTGCACAAAGCCCCTTTTACACCTGATCTTATTCATGGTATGTGCGATACTCTCCAATCCTACCATTTGGGAAATGACTGGAATGCAGCTTTTGATAACCATCCCCTGCAAAATATCATGACCATGAATTCATCAATTTGCCATGGTTGCGTTCAATGCCACGTAACCCAAAAATTCAACATTACCCAGATGTGTAGCAGTAGTTACACTGCCGGAAAGACAGAGCAAGGCGAAATTAACTGGATAATGCCCTATACACAAATGGAACCAACCGTTCACTGGATGTTAGAACGAACCGTCAGAGACGGAGGAGTATCTTTCCCACGAACCGGTGAAACCTATCCTGGATTTGATATTTGTAAACTCTGTCCATTTCTAACATTTAAGAAATATAAAAAATAA
- a CDS encoding metal ABC transporter permease — MTDVLNLLTDPDLVFLRNALMVGILASVSFGVIGTYVVTRRISYLAGAISHSAFGGIGAALYMNKVLGFSFVQPIHGAIVSALVAAVIMGLVSLYAGEREDTVIGAIWAVGMATGLLFIDITPGYFEISSFLFGDILLISSQDIVLVVVLDLVILLITTLFFNKLLAVCFDDEYATLRGVNSGRYYILLLCLTALTIVLLVRIVGIVMVIALLTLPSAIAGKFTSSMGRMMLLSILLCMAFNGAGLGISYSASLSSGPTIIVLAGLTYLSVIAVQRLISLVKNGSH; from the coding sequence ATGACTGATGTGTTAAACCTGCTCACAGACCCTGACCTTGTTTTTCTACGAAACGCCCTGATGGTCGGCATCCTGGCAAGCGTTTCCTTCGGGGTGATCGGCACCTACGTGGTCACACGAAGAATCAGCTATCTGGCAGGGGCCATTTCCCACTCCGCCTTTGGCGGAATTGGTGCAGCCCTATACATGAATAAGGTGCTGGGATTTTCCTTTGTCCAGCCCATTCATGGGGCCATTGTCTCAGCCCTTGTGGCTGCCGTTATCATGGGTCTTGTAAGCCTCTATGCAGGGGAAAGAGAAGACACCGTGATCGGTGCTATCTGGGCCGTTGGTATGGCAACAGGGCTTTTGTTCATCGACATCACCCCGGGTTATTTTGAAATCTCAAGCTTTCTGTTCGGCGATATTCTCCTGATCTCATCCCAGGATATTGTTCTGGTGGTGGTGCTTGACCTTGTCATCCTTTTGATCACCACCCTTTTTTTCAACAAGCTCCTTGCCGTATGTTTTGACGACGAATATGCCACCCTACGGGGGGTAAATTCGGGCAGGTATTATATTCTTCTGCTCTGCCTCACGGCACTGACCATCGTACTGCTGGTTCGGATTGTCGGCATCGTCATGGTCATCGCGCTTTTAACCCTTCCTTCCGCCATTGCCGGAAAATTCACCTCCAGCATGGGAAGAATGATGCTGCTTTCGATCTTGCTGTGCATGGCATTCAACGGTGCCGGGCTTGGAATCAGCTATTCTGCCTCACTTTCAAGCGGGCCCACCATTATCGTCCTTGCAGGCCTCACCTATCTTAGCGTCATTGCCGTACAGCGACTCATCTCCCTTGTTAAAAATGGCTCACACTGA
- a CDS encoding metal ABC transporter ATP-binding protein, protein MVKLKSDNAIILKNVSFSYNRGLVLDRVNLCVEKGDFATIVGPNGGGKTTLLKLFLGLLKPDTGTIEVLGTSPEKSRLRVGYMPQHSTLDMHFPVTVMDVVLMGRLGNNFWGRYSTDDRARAVKALHEVNLGEHTRHHFSQLSGGQKQRVLIARALCSDPELLLLDEPTSNIDEESEEALFTILTELNSRMTILLVSHDIGFTSQVVKSVICVNRKVNIHPTTTMDGTLIKDIYGGDLKMIRHDHRCSEGGHSND, encoded by the coding sequence ATGGTCAAATTGAAGTCAGACAATGCAATTATTTTAAAGAATGTCTCATTTTCCTACAACCGGGGCCTTGTGCTTGACAGGGTCAACCTCTGCGTCGAAAAGGGGGATTTTGCTACCATTGTGGGTCCCAACGGCGGCGGAAAGACCACCCTGCTCAAACTTTTTCTCGGGCTGTTGAAACCTGACACCGGCACCATTGAGGTGCTTGGCACCTCTCCTGAAAAGAGCCGGCTCAGGGTCGGGTACATGCCCCAGCACTCAACCCTTGATATGCATTTTCCCGTAACCGTCATGGATGTGGTACTCATGGGCCGGCTGGGCAATAACTTCTGGGGCAGATACTCAACCGATGACAGGGCAAGGGCCGTAAAAGCCCTTCATGAGGTGAACCTTGGCGAACATACACGACATCATTTCAGCCAGCTGTCAGGCGGTCAAAAACAACGGGTGCTCATTGCAAGAGCCCTTTGCAGTGATCCGGAACTGCTGCTCCTTGACGAACCCACATCCAACATTGACGAAGAATCTGAAGAGGCATTGTTTACAATATTAACGGAGCTCAACAGCCGCATGACCATACTCCTTGTCTCCCACGACATTGGATTTACCTCCCAGGTGGTAAAAAGCGTAATCTGCGTCAATCGAAAGGTGAACATCCATCCGACCACCACCATGGACGGCACCCTGATCAAGGATATTTACGGCGGGGATCTCAAAATGATCCGCCATGACCACCGATGCAGCGAAGGGGGCCACTCCAATGACTGA